The genomic DNA GTAGCCCATCTCCCCATGCGTCAGCGTGGGGCCGTCCTCGATGACCAACGCCCGTCTCCCACGCAGCTGCTCCGCGTCGTCCACCTCAATGGTCAGCGCACCCTCCACCACCGCGGCCGTGGGGTTGAGGGCGGCGACGGAATCACGCACCGCCTGCACGGCCGCGGCGGAGGCGGTGTTCACCTTACTGATAAGCACCACGTCGGCCATGCGCAGGTTGGCCTCACCCGGGTGGTAGCGCTGCTCGTGCCCCGGGCGGTGCGGGTCCACGACAACGATGTGGACGTCCGGCCGGATGAAGGGGAGGTCGTTGTTACCGCCTTCCCAGACGATCACATCCGCTTCCTGCTCGGCTGCCCGCAGGATGCACTGGTAGTCCACCCCGGCGTAGACGGTGGTGCCCTGGGCCAGGTGGAGCTCGTATTCCTCCCGCTCCTCCAGCGTGCAGCGGTAGCGGTCGAGGTCCTCCCAGGAGGCGAAGCGCTGGCACACCTGGGCGCGCAGGTCCCCGTAAGGCATGGGGTGTCGCAGGACGACGACACGCCACCCGGCGCCGCGGAGGATGCGTACCACGTGCCGCGTGGTAGGGCTCTTCCCGGCTCCGGTGCGCACGGCGCCGACAGAAACCACCGGTCGGGCTGCCGGCAGGGCGGTGCGCCGCGGGCCGAGAAGGATGAAGTCGGCTCCCGCCGCCAGCGCGGTGGAGGCCAGGTGCATGACATGCTCGTGGCTGACGTCGCTGTAGGCAAAAACCACCGTATCGACCTCCCGGCGGCGGAGCAGCGCTGCAAGCTCCCCTTCCGGGAGGATGGGGATGCCCTGCGGGTAAAGGCCGCCTGCCAGCTCGGGCGGGTAGCGGCGGCCGGCGATGTTGGGAATCTGGGTGGCCGTGAACGCCACCACCTC from Armatimonadota bacterium includes the following:
- a CDS encoding cyclic 2,3-diphosphoglycerate synthase; the protein is MRTRVVILGAAGRDFHNFNVCYRDRPEYEVVAFTATQIPNIAGRRYPPELAGGLYPQGIPILPEGELAALLRRREVDTVVFAYSDVSHEHVMHLASTALAAGADFILLGPRRTALPAARPVVSVGAVRTGAGKSPTTRHVVRILRGAGWRVVVLRHPMPYGDLRAQVCQRFASWEDLDRYRCTLEEREEYELHLAQGTTVYAGVDYQCILRAAEQEADVIVWEGGNNDLPFIRPDVHIVVVDPHRPGHEQRYHPGEANLRMADVVLISKVNTASAAAVQAVRDSVAALNPTAAVVEGALTIEVDDAEQLRGRRALVIEDGPTLTHGEMGYGAGTLAAREHGATLVDPRPWAVRSIAEVYARYAHLGPVLPAMGYGKEQLADLAATIDAVPCDVVVCATPVDLRRVLPIARPVVRVLYQLEERPAGALADLLLPRLAVARSRSARVPAVPGSGKGVGG